The Nitrospira sp. sequence GACAAAGCCGCGTGGGCCGATTGATCCGCTGACAGGCGCGAAGGCCGCGCTGGCGGGACGGGTCGTCACCATGGACGACGCGTGGACCGTGAAGCCTAACGCCGTCCTGTTCATCGACCAGGGAACTATCGTCGCAGTGCAGGACCGTGCCCAGCGGCCGCCGGCCGGCTTCGACGATGTCGACGTGGTAGAGACCGACGGCACGCTTTTCCCCGGTTTGATCGAACTCCACAATCATCTCAGCTATAACGCGCTACCGCTGTGGAGTCCCGTGCCGAAATTGTTCCAGCACCGTGGCCAATGGCCGGATCATCCCGATTACCGCAAACTCATCAGCGGTCCCATGACCGTGGTGGGAAAATACCGGGACGCCCACGGGAACCCTTCGTTGTTGGCTCCGCTCATTCGTTATGTCGAGTGTAAATGTCTCCTCGGAGGTGTCACGACGAGTCAGGGAATTATGTTGAGCAGCAACGCCGGCGTGCAGCGATACTATCGAGGAATTGTGCGCAACGTGGAGAACACCGACGACCCGGCTCTCTCCGAGGCTAAAGCCCGGATCCCGGACCTCGATGCCAAGAGCGCCCGATCATTTCTGGCACGGCTGAAAAAGGAGGACAGTTGTTTCCTTCTCCATCTGAGCGAGGGGATCACCACCTCCGGACAGGCCAGTTCGATCGCCCGTAAACATTTTCTCTCCCTTCAGGTGGCGCCGAACGAGTGGGCGCTCAATGATCGATTCGCGGCGATTCATGCGGCTGGTTTGTTGCCCGAAGACTTCGCGGTGCTGGGAGAACATGGAGGGTCGATGGTCTGGTCGCCGCTCAGCAACTTGCTGCTCTATGGAGCCACGGCGCGGGTGGAAGACGCGAAGCGAGTGGGCGTGCGCATCGGCCTCGGCAGTGACTGGTCCCCGTCGGGAAGCAAAAACTTACTCGGCGAGCTTAAAGTCGCCTGGCTTTATTCTCAGCATCTCTTGGGAGGACTGTTCAGTGCGCGCGAGTTGATCGCGATGGCGACACGGGAGGCGGCCAAAATTCTCAAGTGGCATGACGCGCTCGGGACGCTCGAAGCAGGCAAGCGTGCCGATGTGGTCGTCATCGCCGGCCAGGAGGGGGATCCCTACGACGCACTGATTCAGGCGAAGGAAACGGCAATCAGTCTGGTCATGATCAACGGGGTCGCCCGCTACGGATTTTCTGGGTTGATGAGTACGCTCGGTGCGAAGGGAGAGACGGTGCGGGTGGGTGGAAAGGCGAGACGACTATTTCTACAGCAAGAGACCGGCGATCCGGACGTTGCCAAGATTTCCCTGCGTGCAGCCAGGACCGCGCTGCAAAAGGCCTTCCGTGACCTCCCAAAGCTCGCCCGGGCGCTGGAGACGCCGCGATCACGAGTCATCAGGCGGGCCGTATTGGATAGGCAAGAGCCGGTGGTATGGACCTTGGCCCTCGATGAGATTCAAGCGACAGGAACCGATCTGCGGCCGCGGTTGCCGTTGAATGGGCCTCGGGACTTCACGGGCCCTGACCGGATCTCCCAGCGAGCCGCGGCCATGCCGCTCTCGCAGCTGCTCCGGCCGATCACGCTCGATCCGCTCACCGTGGCGGACGATTCCAATTTTCTGGCGGAGATTTCGAATCAGCCCAACCTGCCTGAGCCGATACGCTCGGGTCTTGCGGAACTCTACTGATCCGTCGCGCGAAGAGGCGGGGGAAGCCGGTCTCACAAAGGCTCAACGCATCGTCGACTCACACAAACACCCTCCATAATTTCTCTTGTCATTCGCCACAAGGCCTTTTCATCTGTTGCCGTTGCGGTCAAGCGTTGTTCAGGGCTTCAACTATTGTCCACTCACTAGAATCGCTCTGTAGATTTTGATGAATCTCTATAGACTCCGACGGGACTTCAGTCTTAAAATCCCTCGGGCTTCAAGGCCCGCGTCGGTGCAATCCCGGTCTCCGGCACCAGTCGCATGAGAATCGAGTCTTTGTCGAAAACGAACCTATTGAGGGATGCATGAATACAAAGGGAATCGTGATGTTCGTTGCCGGTGTCATTGTC is a genomic window containing:
- a CDS encoding amidohydrolase family protein, with the protein product MSHFPRRWYPLAGTVAGARGVPPFTASATKPRGPIDPLTGAKAALAGRVVTMDDAWTVKPNAVLFIDQGTIVAVQDRAQRPPAGFDDVDVVETDGTLFPGLIELHNHLSYNALPLWSPVPKLFQHRGQWPDHPDYRKLISGPMTVVGKYRDAHGNPSLLAPLIRYVECKCLLGGVTTSQGIMLSSNAGVQRYYRGIVRNVENTDDPALSEAKARIPDLDAKSARSFLARLKKEDSCFLLHLSEGITTSGQASSIARKHFLSLQVAPNEWALNDRFAAIHAAGLLPEDFAVLGEHGGSMVWSPLSNLLLYGATARVEDAKRVGVRIGLGSDWSPSGSKNLLGELKVAWLYSQHLLGGLFSARELIAMATREAAKILKWHDALGTLEAGKRADVVVIAGQEGDPYDALIQAKETAISLVMINGVARYGFSGLMSTLGAKGETVRVGGKARRLFLQQETGDPDVAKISLRAARTALQKAFRDLPKLARALETPRSRVIRRAVLDRQEPVVWTLALDEIQATGTDLRPRLPLNGPRDFTGPDRISQRAAAMPLSQLLRPITLDPLTVADDSNFLAEISNQPNLPEPIRSGLAELY